Proteins from a single region of Pseudomonas fulva:
- a CDS encoding DUF368 domain-containing protein yields MKKTLLLYTKGMAMGAVDVVPGFSGGTVALITGIYDKLLASFAAMPQALMLVARGRIGAAWQACNASFLLVVLLGILSSIFTLARAISYLMNEHPVPLWAFFFGLVLVSVYLVGREVQAWRSNRLVGFAVGLAFALWITLAVPMQLSADPLMLFFAGAIAISAMILPGISGSFILVLLGLYPVVLGAVKNFDVAVLAVFCAGCVLGLLTFSKALSWLLANMRDLTMAFLAGLMLGSLVKVWPWKQTLTWQTNRHGESFPLEQVNLLPWQFADVSGEDAQLLLAIVLSLCAIALVLGVEWLARRRQVEEV; encoded by the coding sequence ATGAAGAAAACCTTGTTGCTCTATACCAAAGGAATGGCCATGGGCGCGGTCGACGTGGTGCCTGGTTTCTCCGGCGGCACCGTTGCCCTGATCACCGGTATATACGACAAGCTTCTCGCTTCCTTCGCCGCCATGCCCCAGGCCTTGATGCTGGTGGCGCGCGGGCGCATCGGCGCGGCGTGGCAGGCGTGCAATGCCAGCTTTCTGCTGGTGGTCCTGCTGGGCATCCTCAGCAGCATCTTCACCCTGGCCCGGGCCATCAGCTACCTGATGAACGAGCACCCGGTGCCGTTGTGGGCATTCTTCTTCGGGCTGGTGCTGGTGTCCGTCTACCTGGTGGGGCGCGAGGTGCAGGCCTGGCGCAGCAACCGCCTGGTCGGCTTCGCGGTCGGCCTGGCATTCGCCTTGTGGATCACCCTGGCGGTGCCCATGCAATTGTCGGCCGACCCGCTGATGCTGTTCTTCGCTGGCGCCATCGCCATCAGTGCGATGATCCTGCCGGGCATCTCGGGCAGCTTCATCCTCGTATTGCTGGGCCTGTATCCCGTGGTACTGGGGGCCGTGAAGAATTTCGATGTGGCCGTGCTCGCGGTGTTCTGTGCGGGCTGCGTGCTGGGGCTGCTGACCTTCTCGAAGGCGCTGAGCTGGCTGCTCGCCAACATGCGTGACCTGACCATGGCTTTTCTGGCCGGGCTGATGCTCGGTTCCCTGGTCAAGGTCTGGCCCTGGAAGCAGACCCTGACCTGGCAAACCAATCGGCATGGTGAATCGTTTCCACTCGAGCAGGTCAATCTATTGCCATGGCAGTTTGCCGACGTCAGCGGCGAGGATGCGCAACTGTTGCTGGCCATCGTGCTGAGCCTGTGTGCCATCGCGCTGGTGCTGGGTGTTGAATGGCTGGCGCGCCGCCGCCAGGTTGAAGAGGTGTGA